The stretch of DNA CGTCCACAATCGGTCAACGTCCGCTGTTTGATTCTGGTTCCAGTTCCTGAATTATGACAACAGTCATTGCACGTTCATCTCTCCGCACTCGCCACCTGTTGAATTTATTCGTTCTGGTTTTCTGCCTTGCCGTTTCGGCACAGACGCTTCGGGCTGAAGGGGACGAACACCCGACCGCCGACCTGCTCTCCGAGCTGATTCGCATCGACACCAGCAACCCCCCGGGAAACGAAAACAAAATCGCAGAATTTCTCGCTTCCCGTTTGCGTCCACTCGGGTTTGAAATCCAAATCGTGCCGACGCCCGCTCCGGGCAAATCGCATTTCATCGCCCGCCTCAAAGGAGACGGCACAAAGAAGCCAGTCCTCATTGCGGCTCACGCCGATGTGGTGGGAGTCGAGCGGGAGAAATGGACGGTTGATCCGTTTTCGGGAATCGTTCGCGGCGGCTACGTGTACGGTCGCGGCGCCATCGATTTCAAAGGCGGCCTTGCCGTCTTCACCCAGGCCGTGATGCAGCTTGCGAAAAACCATGTTCCTCTCCATCGAGACGTAATCCTTCTCTCCGAAGCTGACGAAGAAGGCGGACCATACAACACTACATGGCTGGCAAATTCGCATTGGGATCTGATCAACTGCGAGTTTGCCCTGAACGAAGGCGGCTGGATCATGGAGGACACCGCTGGCCACGTCCAGTATGTGAGCGTCTCGACCGCAGACAAGTTTTCGATTCCCGTACTGGTTACTACGACGGGAAATTCGACGCACTCGTCTATGCCGACGCCGGACAACGCGATCTACTCTCTAGCCCGCGCTCTGAGCCGTCTTTCCGAATATGAAACTCCGCTGGAACTCATTCCCAGCACGCGCGAATTTTTTCAAACGCTGGCGAAAGTCAGCCAGCCGCCGCTTTCGAGAAATCTAGACATCCTGCTCAACAGCAAAGACCCCGCGCAGGTGCGGGAAGCCGACCGGCAGGTGAGCCAGAATCCTCTGCTCCATGCGCTCATGCGTAATACCCTCGCCCCCGTGCTTCTCAAAGCCGGATTTCGCGGAAACGTGATTCCAGGTTCGGCTCAGGCGACGATCAACGTCCGTCTGATTCCCAATACAGATTTCGATGCTTTACTCTCCCGCATGCGGCAGGTCATCAACGATCCTCGCGTTGAGGTCTCGCTGGCATCGCCCGACACGCCCGAAGGACAGCGCGCCGCAGCGCTCCTGAAGCTCAGGTCGAGCCTGAGTCCTTCGAGGAAAGACACCGCGCTTTACCGCGCGCTCGAAGCAAGCGCGCATTCGATATGGCCTGACACTCCGGTGACGCCCTACCTGTTCCAAGCCGGAACAGATGCCGGCGCCTGGCGCAGCCGCGGTGTTCCCGTTTACGGAATCTATCCGTACCCGATCACCTCAGAGGATCTGCGGCGTATGCACGGAAACGATGAGCGCGTGTCCATTCACTCGCTCGAGCAAGGGACAGAGCTGATCTATAAGACGCTCGTGCAGGTTGAGTCGGAGTAGATAGCACGCCATTGGTCGGCCACCAGTTCAGCGGCTGCTATGATTTTGAGAGTAATGGCGTCTTCTCCAGGCACCCACGGCCCGACTCTGGTCGTCGTCGGCGAATTCTTTCTTGACTTGATCTTCTATGCTCTTCCCGACCTTCCCAGATTGGGAGAAGAAGTGAAAACCCGCCATTTTGCTCAGCTTCCCGGAGGAGGACTGGCAACTACATCTTTGGTTGCGTCCAGACTGGGAACCCGGACCGCAGCTATCGCCAGGGTTGGAGAAGATGTGCGTTCAAGTCCGGCATGGCGAAGTCTTGGAGACAACAAGGTTTCTATGGATGCCTGCGAATACGCGTCAGCGCTTCCCACAGCACGCACTGTCTGCGCGGCCTTCAATGGCGATCGAATGATGATTACGCATGACACCATCAATCAACATCTTGAGAAACTATTGAGCCGTCCCGCAGCGCAGCAAGCGTTGCGCAATGCCAGGCACGTCCATCTCGCCTGTGCGCTCTGGCCAATCGCTGCATGGCTCCCTTGGATAAAGCGCCTACGTGCGCAACGTCTAAGCGTCTCCGCCGATATAGGTTGGAATCCCGAGATGTTTAGATCACAAGACTTGTCGCGCTTGCTCCGGCAACTCGATTTCTTATTCCCGAACGAAGTCGAGGCTCGTGCCATCACGAACGAGAAAACCACCGAGCGAGCACTGAAAAAACTTGCAGAATGGATGCCTGTGCCACTCATAAAGTTAGGACCTGCAGGTTCGGTTGCAATTCAAAATGGGAAGGTACTGCGGGTAGCATCGCTGCCCGTCCGCTCCATCGACGCGACGGGAGCAGGTGACGCTTTCAATGGCGGCTTTCTTCATGGCTATCTTGCGGGCTGGGATCTCGGAGACTGTCTGCGGGCCGGAAACGTCTGCGGAGCACTGGCAACCACCGGGGCAGGTGGCTCGTCGGTTCTTCCTTCGGCGGCAAAGCTGCGAAAATTAATGGGCCGGCTCAAGAGCAATTCCGACCAAATGGATCGGCACAGGAATTAATTAGGAGAACAACTCGATAATGAAGATTGCGATCATCGGCGCCGCGGGCGTGAGAACGCCGCTTCTGATCTATGGGCTCGCGGAAGTTTCGCGAACGGTTCCAATTTCGGAAGTTGCATTTTGGGACATCGATTCCGCTCGCCTGGCCGCAATGGGCAAGGTCTCGCGTGCAATGGCGAAACGCAGTCAACTTGCGGCAAGCCTCGACGTTTGCCCCACTGCGGAGAAAGCGCTGGAAGGAGCGACTTATGTGATTACTAGCGTACGTGCCGGTGGCATCGAGGCCCGCGTGAAAGACGAAACCATCGCTCTTGCGCATGGGTTGGTCGGACAAGAAACCGTCGGCGCCGGCGGCTTCGCATGCGCGATGCGCAACCTGGCGGTCATGCTGGAATATGCGCGTCTCGTCGAGCGTATTGCCCCAAAGGCAATTATGATCAACTTCACGAACCCGGTCGGCATCATTTCTCAAGGCCTGCTGAATCACACAAACGTGAACGTAATTGGAGTGTGCGACACTCCGCTCGAAACGTTCGAGTCAATCGCAACTTCTCTCGGAAGAAACCCTTTCGAGCTCGAGTTCGACTATTTAGGGTTAAACCATCTTGGCTGGGTGCGATCGGTTCGGACCAAGGCGGGTGAGGATCTGCTGCCCAGGATTCTTGCTTCGCCTGAGCTCATCCAGAAGTGTTATCGACACGCGCTGTTTCCATCTGACTTTATTCAAAAGTTGGGCTTGCTTCCGACTGAATATCTTTACTTCTACTATTTCCCCGATACAGCTTATCGCAACACCAAACGCACAGGACAATCGCGTGGCGAAGCGATTTCCAAGATGAACCGGGAATTGTTCCAACGGCTCTCTGGGGCTCCCGAATTGAAACTGATCGAGATCTATGAAGGTTACTTACGCGAGCGAAACGCCTCCTACTTCAGCATCGAGGCGACGGCGGGAACGGTGCGCAAAGGAGAACAAGAACTCTATTCGGAGTTTTCGGGATATGAACGCATTGCAACCATGGTGCTGAAAGCACTGAATGCACCATCGCCGACTTCTATACCACTCACGGTTCGCAACAATGGCGCTCTCGAGAACCTCCAACCCAGCGATGCTGTGGAATTGCCTTGTTCAGTATCCTCCTCGGGAGTAACTCCGCGGCGAGTTGGCCATGCGCCCGAGGCGGTGAAGGAGTTACTGCTACAGGTTAAAGAATACGAACGTTTGACTGTCGCAGCAGCCTTGAATCGCTCCAAAGCAGCCGCAGTGACAGCATTGGTCAAAAATCCTTTGATCGCTCGGGAGAAAGCTGCGACCCAGGTGCTCTCTGACTATATGCAGGTATTCGGCAACCAGATGGGCTTGGACTCCTGATGTAAAAGTCCTAGCTCCGTCGGTTCAGGGCTCCAAATTAACTGACTGGCGCCGTCGTCCCCACTGCGCAGATCCAGCCTTTTTCGGCTTGCGTTGCAATTTCAATCTGGGAAAAATCCGCGTTCGCGAACAATTCGCGGTGCTCCTGGATATCGAGCAGGACCAAGCCGGTCTGTGGCGCGTGCTTTTCCACGAGGCGTGATATGGTCGAGTTCGCACCTTTATAGACTTCCGCAATAAGGACAAGCTTGCCTCCCGGTTTCAAGACTCTGTTGATTTCACGCATGCCTTCCTGCAGGTTGGACCACCAGAAATGAGTCTCTACGGCAGTAACGAGATCGAACATGTGATTCGCAAAGGGAAGTTGAGAAACCGAGCCAAGCCGGACTTCGACGCGTCCCATCGCAACCCACTTAGCATTCGTCTTCTGGCTAGCGGCGACGCTCTCCTCAGAATGATCGATGCCATAGATTCTGCCTTCTGTGACGACCGCGGCCAACTTGCTGAGCGTCCTTCCACCGCCGCAGCCAACATCGAGAATCGTGTACTGCTTCTCGATGCGAACGTGCGACAAACCCCAATCAGTGACCCTCGAGTGCCGCGAGTTCATGTTCCACAGGAAAATCCGTCCCAACCATCCTTGCGGCTTTTGGCAGTGATTGCGGCGTGGCTTGATTGTGATTATTTTCATCGTGCACCAGTATTCATCCACTTGAATGCCATGGAGCCGATTCGGGTGGAGGAGTTTGATCTCGAAAGCAGAAAGTGAAACTGTCGCGGTGGCTCGCAGGCGCGCCGTCTGCGCTCGAATTTCGCAAGCTACGGATGAGGCATGTGATAAAGGTCCAAAATGGGACGAAGCACATCGTCCGGTCTACCGTTTTCATCGTTCGTGAATACAGCAACTGCAAAGCGCTTGCTCGGGATAAACGCCATAGCTGTGCTTGTCCCCTGCTGACCTCCGTTATGCGTGACGTATTTCTGCCCGGCTGTGGTAAGAACGTCGAATCCCATGCCGTACGTCGATGGCTTTCCGCCTTGAAGCTGCGGACGATCGCTCGGAGTCCACATTGCGGCGAGCGTCGCCGGCTTCAGGATTTTGCCGTCCATTAAAGCGAGATCGAAGCGCACGATGTCTTCCGCTGTCGAGACCAGCCCACCTCCGGGAATCTTGTAACTTGAATCCATCAGCCCGGCGTTTTCGACATTCCCATTTTTGACCTGATATCCGCGTGCACGATGCAGCACGATGGTGGACACGCTATCGACAAACGTATGCGTCATCCCTGCAGGCTGGAGCACATGTTCACGAAGGTAATTGAAGAACTTCTCGCCCGAGGCGCCTTCGAGCACACATCCAACGACTGTGTATCCGTAGGTGCTGTAACTGAACTTGGTTCCAGGTTCGAATAGGAGCGGATCATTCGCAAAGATAGCGAAGCCATCGCTCATGGTCTCGTAGTGCCTGGTGTTCGCGATCTCGTCATCCTTGTAGTGACGGATTCCGGATGTATGCATCAGCAGCTCGCGCGTCGTGATCTCCCACGGCTTGCGCGGAAACGTCGGGCAGTACTTCTGAACAGGTGCATCAAGCTCCAGCTTGCCGGCCTCCACCCACGTCAATACCGCCACCGCACTAAGCGGCTTCGCAATCGAACCGGTGCGAATCAGCGTCTCCGCAGTGGCAGGAACGCCGTTCTCTAGATCAGCGCTCCCAAATCCCCTGGAGTAGACGACCCTCCCATCTAAACCCACGGCAATGGTCATCGCAGGAATCTTCTGCTTCTGCAATTGCTCGGTGGCAATGCGATCAATTGCCTCCTCCGCATCGAAACCTGATTGTGTTTGCCCCGCAGATGCCGGGAAGGTGAGGCACAGGATTGACAGAAGGATGAAGTAAACAGGCGCGCGACGGCCCGGAAATAGCGATAGGAGAAGTGAACGGCTACGTGTACTCAGCATGCGAGTGCGCACGATTCTAGCGCGCTTGCCACGTTTGCGGGCGACTGCTGAATGCTCCAGGGCATCGGTTCGCGATTTCCCCATGTGGCCATAGCGTCTGCCTTCGTGACGAAATTTTTCTGATAGCGAGGAACTCTTGGAATCGGTATACGCAACAAAAAAAAGACCCGCCATTCGGCGGGTCTTATTACTTTCGAGGTTCAGGTGCGCCTAAATCTGTGTTGCCTTTCGACCATTCAGGAGAATGCCGCAAACAAAGGCTACGCCGGCAGCGATCAGCCATTCGCAGCGCCAAGCTTGGATCGCTTGCCAATCAACCAGGGTATTGGCGGTATAGATGAAACCCGTTGCCACTGCCGCACCGACGCAGGCTACGCCGAGGATGAAGCAGATCATTGCTCCAATGCTCAACCCGAGACTGCGGCGGAGCTGCGAGAAGTCGGCAGCGCGCCAGAGGCTCTTATTGTCGCGAGCCATGGAAGTCTCGTCCTTCGCGCGACCGCACATGCGGCAGAATGGGGAGTCGACTACGAATTCCGCGCCGCAGTGGCGGCACAGGTCATGACGAACCGTTGGCTCGGCTTCTGCTACTGCCGTATGCGCTCCAGTTCCGCTTCCGCCGGGAGCGTCAGCTTCCCAGTGCTCGTAATCCAGCACTGGCTTCCAGTAGGAGCCTTCTCTTCGCAGAGGGTTGGTACTCATGGGAAAATTCCTAACTTTGTTGCTCGCACGTGAAGAGCCAAAGTTACGTATCCGTAACGTTTGTGGATTCAACAAGTTATGAATTTGCGTTGGGGAAGTTATGGTGAAAGTTTTACCGCTCGCTTTCAAAATCGTCAGTTCCGGTGCCCCGACGCATGCTGCGCGAAGGCATCTGGATGAGCTTGGGCTGGTCCTGCTCAAGCCAAAAGCGGAGCAGGATGAGGTCGGTGCTCTGGAAGCTGAGAGTTGCAGGGCGTCCAGAGCCGTCGTTGAAAAGTTTGCGATCGAGCAGATGGTTGAGCCGCTCGACGGAGATGTTCAGCTCCGCCGCTGCCTCTGCCGCGGTATAGCAATCCTTTGCCGTTCTAACCGGCCTGTTCATAGATAGAGTTCTCGCAGTCTTTCCGGGGGCAGGTTCTTTGTACCTGCTTCAGGGCAGCGCGAATATCAGGTAAACTTCGCAAGTACCCCGCCATGAAGCCTTACCCGGTCCTTAGCTCTCCGGTGCATGTACGTGCGGTTTTCCTACTGTGTTTCCTCGGTGGCTTGGTAGTAAATACCTTCCTCGTTAGCCCGCAGATTCTCAACGCGTCGAGTCCGGAGGCGTCTGTGACCCCATATCGCGCAGCAGACGATCCTCAGGTAAAGCTCGCGCTCGATGATTTCTACAATTTGGAGTACGACAAGGCGGTTTCCCAATTTGAGCGCATCGAAAAAGCCCATCCGCAGGATCCTTTTGCGGTAGTCCACGTTCTGCAGGCGACGGTCTTTCGTGAGCTATATCGTCTTAACCTTCTGGACACTACGCTTTACGCCCATGACGGCTTCTTGAGTGGGCGCGCCGCAAATGGCAATCCGGCGGTTCGAGCGCAGGTGGATCAGCTTACGGCGGAAACCATTAACCTGTGCAACGAGCGGCTGGCCAAGAATCCGAATGATGTGGACGCGCTCTATGTCCGAGGCGAGGCTCGTGGGCTGAAGTCGACCTATATCGCTTTGGTCGACAAAAGCTTCCTCTCGGCGCTGCGGAACGCCGTTGCTGCGCGACGAGATCACGAACGCGTGCTACAGCTGGATCCGAAATACATCGATGCGAAGACCGTGGTTGGCGCGCATAACTACGTCGTCGGCAGCTTGCCGATGCCGGTGAAGATGCTGGCCGGCATCGCCGGGCTTGGAGGTAACAAAAAGAAGGGATTGGAGTATCTGCGGGAGGCTGCGAAGGAAGGACACGAGTCAAGCGTCGATGCGCGTGTCGCGCTGGCCCTGTTTCTCCGCAGAGAAGGCAAATATGACGAAGCGGGAAAGGTCGTCGATACGTTGACCAAGCAATACCCGAAGAACTTTCTGTTCGCCCTCGAGGAATGCAATCTGCTGAAGGACGGCGGGAAGGGGACAGAGTCGATCGTCTGCTACGAGAAACTGGTGAACGGAGCTAAGGCCGGCCGCTACGCTGGCGCGCATATCGAATTCGCGACTTTCGGTTTAGCCGAGAGCCTGCGCGGGCAGAAGAAGTATGACGAGGCGCTCAAGAATTACGAGGTCACGGCCAGCGTCCCCACGGGACAGCTCAGCCTGCGTCAGCGTGCCGAGCTTGCCGCGGGACAACTTTATGACTTAATGCGCGAGCGCAATCAGGCTGTCCAGGAGTATCAAACGGTCATCGCGCAGGACGACTCCTCGACACAGGCCGAGATTGCGCGTAAGCTGCTGCGCGAACCGTATCGGGCACAGTAGGAAAGACGGAGTAGGCACTAAGCAATAGGCGATAGGCAGAACACCTTTAGAGGGCGGACGCTGCGACTCTGTAGCCTATTGCGTATCGCTTATTGCCTATTGCCCGCGGAACTTTTTCGCACGCCGATTCGTTACAACTCTCAGGAGGACCTATGTACTGCAATTTCTGCGGACGCACGATGGCAGATGACTGCCTGTACTGTTCAGCCTGTGGACGTCAACTGGGCGCTCGCGTGGCGCGACGTCCGCTGGAGCGCGCCAGAGAA from Terriglobales bacterium encodes:
- a CDS encoding class I SAM-dependent methyltransferase, encoding MKIITIKPRRNHCQKPQGWLGRIFLWNMNSRHSRVTDWGLSHVRIEKQYTILDVGCGGGRTLSKLAAVVTEGRIYGIDHSEESVAASQKTNAKWVAMGRVEVRLGSVSQLPFANHMFDLVTAVETHFWWSNLQEGMREINRVLKPGGKLVLIAEVYKGANSTISRLVEKHAPQTGLVLLDIQEHRELFANADFSQIEIATQAEKGWICAVGTTAPVS
- a CDS encoding carbohydrate kinase family protein, which gives rise to MASSPGTHGPTLVVVGEFFLDLIFYALPDLPRLGEEVKTRHFAQLPGGGLATTSLVASRLGTRTAAIARVGEDVRSSPAWRSLGDNKVSMDACEYASALPTARTVCAAFNGDRMMITHDTINQHLEKLLSRPAAQQALRNARHVHLACALWPIAAWLPWIKRLRAQRLSVSADIGWNPEMFRSQDLSRLLRQLDFLFPNEVEARAITNEKTTERALKKLAEWMPVPLIKLGPAGSVAIQNGKVLRVASLPVRSIDATGAGDAFNGGFLHGYLAGWDLGDCLRAGNVCGALATTGAGGSSVLPSAAKLRKLMGRLKSNSDQMDRHRN
- a CDS encoding serine hydrolase domain-containing protein codes for the protein MGKSRTDALEHSAVARKRGKRARIVRTRMLSTRSRSLLLSLFPGRRAPVYFILLSILCLTFPASAGQTQSGFDAEEAIDRIATEQLQKQKIPAMTIAVGLDGRVVYSRGFGSADLENGVPATAETLIRTGSIAKPLSAVAVLTWVEAGKLELDAPVQKYCPTFPRKPWEITTRELLMHTSGIRHYKDDEIANTRHYETMSDGFAIFANDPLLFEPGTKFSYSTYGYTVVGCVLEGASGEKFFNYLREHVLQPAGMTHTFVDSVSTIVLHRARGYQVKNGNVENAGLMDSSYKIPGGGLVSTAEDIVRFDLALMDGKILKPATLAAMWTPSDRPQLQGGKPSTYGMGFDVLTTAGQKYVTHNGGQQGTSTAMAFIPSKRFAVAVFTNDENGRPDDVLRPILDLYHMPHP
- a CDS encoding tetratricopeptide repeat protein, coding for MTPYRAADDPQVKLALDDFYNLEYDKAVSQFERIEKAHPQDPFAVVHVLQATVFRELYRLNLLDTTLYAHDGFLSGRAANGNPAVRAQVDQLTAETINLCNERLAKNPNDVDALYVRGEARGLKSTYIALVDKSFLSALRNAVAARRDHERVLQLDPKYIDAKTVVGAHNYVVGSLPMPVKMLAGIAGLGGNKKKGLEYLREAAKEGHESSVDARVALALFLRREGKYDEAGKVVDTLTKQYPKNFLFALEECNLLKDGGKGTESIVCYEKLVNGAKAGRYAGAHIEFATFGLAESLRGQKKYDEALKNYEVTASVPTGQLSLRQRAELAAGQLYDLMRERNQAVQEYQTVIAQDDSSTQAEIARKLLREPYRAQ
- a CDS encoding M20/M25/M40 family metallo-hydrolase, whose product is MTTVIARSSLRTRHLLNLFVLVFCLAVSAQTLRAEGDEHPTADLLSELIRIDTSNPPGNENKIAEFLASRLRPLGFEIQIVPTPAPGKSHFIARLKGDGTKKPVLIAAHADVVGVEREKWTVDPFSGIVRGGYVYGRGAIDFKGGLAVFTQAVMQLAKNHVPLHRDVILLSEADEEGGPYNTTWLANSHWDLINCEFALNEGGWIMEDTAGHVQYVSVSTADKFSIPVLVTTTGNSTHSSMPTPDNAIYSLARALSRLSEYETPLELIPSTREFFQTLAKVSQPPLSRNLDILLNSKDPAQVREADRQVSQNPLLHALMRNTLAPVLLKAGFRGNVIPGSAQATINVRLIPNTDFDALLSRMRQVINDPRVEVSLASPDTPEGQRAAALLKLRSSLSPSRKDTALYRALEASAHSIWPDTPVTPYLFQAGTDAGAWRSRGVPVYGIYPYPITSEDLRRMHGNDERVSIHSLEQGTELIYKTLVQVESE